One Triticum dicoccoides isolate Atlit2015 ecotype Zavitan chromosome 4B, WEW_v2.0, whole genome shotgun sequence genomic window carries:
- the LOC119295953 gene encoding probable protein S-acyltransferase 17 yields the protein MDVPWLLVAHGSVTALVVVSFLCGQWPIFEGTFVQSINHFLTSGAYRHFLRLVQAACGTGARDLVLGVEQYCCDRPNPILQVFYVAIIGGTYFIIVQSSFKYIPGYYVSVLHRYLSIVVVSIGAILFVLTSFSDPGTVTSENVSQYVSAYPFDNIIYVEKECSTCKITRPARAKHCRICDRCVARFDHHCGWMNNCIGEKNTCYFVAFLFWHFLLCLYGATILGFIVVGELKDKKVVYILTVYYGIDNSFSGLFPHIAQWLLAVHNTQILLVVFLGIIALLLGGFCAYHVHLCLSNMTTNETFKWQDYIFWMKKENAAKASAYTLKASINAASSEVQKSPPSKWKTFFSRSKTRAEEPVVKNNIYDVGWIRNLCEVMVPLSERRSFSCKKSE from the exons ATGGACGTGCCGTGGCTGCTGGTGGCGCACGGGTCCGTGACGGCGCTGGTGGTTGTGTCGTTTCTCTGCGGGCAGTGGCCCATCTTCGAGGGCACCTTCGTTCAGAGCATCAACCACTTCCTCACCTCCGGAGCCTACCGCCACTTTCT GCGGCTCGTGCAGGCGGCGTGCGGTACTGGAGCCAGGGATCTCGTGCTCGGGGTCGAGCAGTACTGCTGCGACCGCCCTAACCCTATCCTGCAG GTTTTTTATGTTGCCATAATTGGCGGAACATATTTTATAATAGTGCAGTCATCTTTCAAGTACATTCCTGGGTATTACGTGAGTGTATTGCACAG GTACCTGAGCATTGTGGTTGTTTCTATTGGTGCTATACTCTTTGTCCTCACTAGCTTTTCTGATCCTGGGACTGTTACTTCTGAGAACGTGTCTCAGTATGTATCTGCCTATCCTTTTGACAACATTATTTATGTAGAGAAAGAATGTTCAACATGCAAGATTACCAG ACCAGCTAGGGCAAAGCACTGTAGAATATGCGATAGATGTGTGGCTCGATTTGATCATCACTGTGGATGGATG AATAATTGCATTGGGGAGAAGAATACTTGCTATTTTGTGGCCTTCTTattttg GCATTTTCTTTTATGTCTGTATGGAGCAACTATCCTTGGTTTCATTGTTGTTGGTGAATTGAAAGACAAGAAAGTTGTCTACATACTGACAG TTTATTATGGCATTGATAATTCATTCTCTGGCCTGTTTCCCCATATTGCACAG TGGTTGCTTGCTGTCCATAACACACAGATACTTTTGGTTGTATTTTTGGGTATAATAGCGTTGCTTCTTGGGGGGTTTTGTGCTTATCATGTACATCTTTGCTTATCCAATATGACTACGAATGAG ACATTCAAATGGCAAGACTACATTTTCTGGATGAAAAAGGAGAACGCAGCGAAAGCTAGCGCATACACACTGAAGGCGAGCATCAACGCAGCCAGCAGTGAAGTGCAGAAATCGCCGCCAAGCAAATGGAAGACGTTCTTCTCAAGGTCGAAAACACGGGCCGAGGAGCCGGTCGTGAAGAATAACATATATGACGTTGGCTGGATCAGGAACCTGTGTGAGGTGATGGTACCTTTATCAGAGCGGAGGTCGTTCTCTTGCAAGAAGTCGGAATGA